aaaacaaaaatattatgaacCGGGGGCACTTTTTGTTTAttcaacaaactaaaaacaatttaaTCAAATAAGCTTAAAttgtttagaaaaaataaaaatactaaggGGCACGTGCCTCCGTAAACCTAAGTATGTGTCCGTCCGTGATAGTACATAATAATTATCTATCAAAGAATTATGTACTCATGTGCGGACAAAATACCTAGtatcataataatattttatgatcacTTTATAacgaaaaaaaaacagcaaaTTAACATCGCCTATCAGAATATTCTCATTTGCACATCATTATacccaaaaataataatcaaaaattaGGATAAGGTtcacaaattaaatataaaaagataactACATGACATATACCCCTAAATCCTAATACTCTTGATATAAGCACTTAGAATACAAATACATATACTCTTGCATGTGGTATTCGGAGTCAACCTTCCTATTTTGTCCACATGGATACAATGTTTCCAGTTTATTTAGCAAAGTCTCCATCGAATATGTTTATGTTAATGACCAAAATGAATCGTCATTAATTCAAAATAATCTTCGGTTCAAACTTAATGATGTGATTCAGATTCTATTTGTTTTGTATAGAATAAAAACTAAATTctaccaaaaataataaaactagtaTGTATTGAAATAAAGCTGACAACCAAAAATAGTATAGCTACAAAAAAGCTCAAcctcaaatcattttttttaagttttaaaactaTTCTTTTGCAACTTGCAAGCTCAACAAATAAGCTCTAGGCACTGTTCTCTACTTTCTACTTTCTATTTAAGCTTCGGTAGAAAACAAAACCATCATAGTCTACTGGAAAAAGGCCAAAAAGACAAACTTTGAAATTagcttttaaatttatatagctTATTATTCTTCTGATATCTGTTAAagttaaaacatataaaataattaaccaAAGTTGCATAACTTCTAATTTgtcttgaaaaaattaaaaacattattgtccggaaaatattataaattaaaaaacgtGTTCGGCCATTTACAACTTGTAACTTTCATGTAGAGTAAAGTGacaagaaaaattgaaaaaaaagagtGATGGCCAGAGACTAGTGAAAACACGCAATACATTTGAATTATAGTAAAATGTAATATTTGCGCATTCAACCATAcaatgtaaaaaaaacatataatgtCAACGTGTATTCCAATGTCTAGTGCCGGCATATACAATGCCTCATAACGCACAACACAACTGTTCTTCGAGTGGTCATCAGAGAACATTTTTCAAGAACACTCGCAGGGAGACTTGTGATCGATATTGAGAAAGTGATGCGTGAGCTCGATGAGCTTCCTTCACGAGTAATCCAAAAAATTTTGCTAGGAGAGAAGAAGAGTGAACCTGACGGCGATAACTTGATGGTGAGGGTGAAGAAAAGCGATATGGAGAAGCAGAGAGAGATCATCAATGGCTGGAAGAAGTTTGTTTCCGACAGGAAGAAGACAAATGGTATCTGTTAACTGAgtaatatataatgaaaatgtTTGGACTGCTTTATCAATAATGCATTTGCACTAATTCGGAGATTTGAAGGTTTTttactttgttgttgttgaacaATTTGATTAGTacttgtaatattttttgatattattgCAACACTAAAGCGTTGGGAATGTCCTAAAATCATGTGTACTTATTCTTGTTAAAGTCGTATCGTCGAAGTTTGACAATCGTATAAAATTAGGTGGTTATAATGTTTTGCTAGAAACCGTTTATAATCTATTGATTGAGAATTCAttactaattttatatgatCTTATAGGGTCACACACCTAAGCAAACTAGATCAATAATATTTTAGGTTTAAACTAATATGATATGTAcaatataaaatgttatatgtatatatgcataTGTGTTATGTTCGTTTGCAATTACACGAGAAGAATGATTAATGTAATCTCTTCATAGATTGGGCTAAGCCCATTAACCTTTAATTAAGGTTATTGTATGTGTATTATAAAAGGCACAAGGTGTTGTGTTAATAAGGTTGAGAGACATAAGCCGTAACCTAAACCAAGAGAATTAGAGACGAACCGTTCGTTGTCACGTTCTTGCGACACTAGCACCCCATATCGATCTAGTTTGTGTGCGTGTGGATACCGATAGAGACACGACGTTTGGAGTGCTTGAAATCTCGATTTGGTTTATTCATCTTTCTGCTGCGAATAATCAGGTATATTCGGAACCCTAAGATCTAGACAAACTAAATTCATAGgttgatttataaattgttataaacCGATATGAATTCCAACAATGGTACAGAGCCTACTTGTTTAATACTGAAATTGAATCCGAATAAATGAGTATATGTTAGATATATATGATTGCTAAAATCTGTATGAACTATTCTTAATCGTAATTGGATTATGATTTGAAGTTACGTTTCGTTCATATGTTTTAGAAGATGAATACATGAAATCTGACTTATTGATTTACGTGTGAAGGAATACTGAACTTTGGGAAAGCCAATATTACACATGTATGAGATAACTATAATCGTTTGATTATTATGCAACTAATATATAGTTTACAATATAGTTTACTTGCTTATCGTATGATATTTAATAACCAGGCATCGCGCATTATCGTAATGTTTGACTgcatgttttaaatatttagaaatagCGTATTCGTGACTAATGAAATCGATTGAATCAAAGTGTTTGGTTCGATTGGTTTAATACGATTAGTTTGGTTTAATTGGTTTGGtcgtttgataaaattttaattagattcaattctaaaatcaaatatataaataattacttattttaattagattaaattaatttaattatttataattcaattaaaatacatataagatatgtattagttatatttatatttatattagatataaattttaaatataagttcaaattgaattaaaatttgttcctcaattaatTTCAAGTACTTTTAATGTCTAACCAAACTTATCAACTATCAAGGCTTGTTTCGTTGTAAGATGGGCTTTACAAAGCAAGGTGTATGCAATTACATAAGTGAGGTAGATGGTAACTGTTACCATATGAATATAAAACTGGTTTACTTGACTAGGCTATCAAAACGGTTTTGGGCTTAGAGACATAGGCTGGATAAGACATAAGATGTCGTCTAACAACCAAgaattatatttgatataattGGCAAAGTGTTGCTTACCTAAATAGCTAAACATTCGGGCGATGAGCCAAAGCTCACTCGAATCTTAGTGAAATATGGATCTTGGATTATTATATTCATTTGAGGAAAttgttttgaatataatatgagttttcttaattGTTGAGATTTCTCTAATTCATGAACATCGTATTAATATTCGTTATTCTTCTATTCAAGCAATGTTAACTCCTCACAACCCATTTTCATTGCGATATGTCCTTAAGAAGAACAAATTCAATGGATCAAATTTCCTCCAATGGTATCGAAACCCGAGAATTGTTCTCAAACAAGAGTTTAAACCCTACTTggaagatctgaaaaaataaaaagactttTGAAACATCGTCTAGGGGTATTTATGTTATAGAAGTAAACGTTGCTACTTCTGGCTCTACTCCTTGGGTATTGGATACCGGCTGTGGTGCTCATATTTGTACGAATATGAATGACCTAAGCAACAATAGAATTTTGGAGAAAGGTCAAGTGGACCTACGCGTGGGAAATGGAGCAAGAGTTGTTGCATTAGCCGTGAGAACATTTCACTTGTCTTTACCTTCAGGCTTGGTTTTAGAACTTAAGAATTGCTACTATGTACCTGCTATAAGTaggaatattattttcattccTTGTTTGGATTTGGAAGGATTTCAGTTTTCGGTCAAAAACAAGTGTTGTTCTTTTGATCGTAATGATATCTTTTATGGTAGCGGTCCATTAGAGAATGGACTTTATATTCTAGTCCAAAGCGTGACTGTCTATAATATCAGTACCAAAAGATTCAAGTCTAAAGACAcgaatcaaaattttctttggcATTGTTGTTTGGGCCAAATAAATAAGAAACGCATTCAAAAGCTTCATAGTGATGGACTTTTGAGCTCATTTGATTATGAATCATATGAAAAATGTGAATCTTATTTATTGGGTAAAATGGCTAAGGCTCATTTTACTGGACACAGTGAAAGAGCCAAAGACTTATTGGAACTTGTACATACTGATGTATGTGGCCCAATGAATATAAATGCTAGAGAAAACTATCAGTACTTCATTACATTTACTGATGACTTCAGTAGATACGGTTATGTGTATCTAATGAAACAtaagtttgaatcttttgaaaAGTTCAAAGAATTTCAGAATGAAGTACAAAATCAACTtgacaagaaaatgaaaaaatctTCGATCTGATCGAGGTGGAGAATATTTGAGTTAAGCATTTAATGATCATCTAAGAGAATGTGGAATTGTTTCACAACTCACTCCTCCAGGAACTCCACGGtggaatggtgtgtccgaaaGGAGAAATCTGAACTTTATTGGATATGGCTCGGTCTATGATGAATCATACAGATCTTCCACCATATTTTTTGGAGATACGCTCTAGAAACGTTTACGTTTACGCTAAATAGATGTCCATCAAAATCAGTTGAGAAGACACCATATGAGATGTGGACTGGCAAGGTTCCAAATATGTCTTTTCTGAAAATTTGAGGTTCTAATGCTTATGTCAAACGTATGTTTACTGATAAGCTTAGACCTAAATCTGATGAATGCTACTTCATTGGTTGTCCtaaagaaacaaaaggttattactTTTACTACCCCACCGAGAACAAAGTTTTTGTTGCTCATAGTGGTATTTTTCTTGAGAGAGAACTTCTTTCTAAGAAGAACAGTGGGAGTAAAGTACAACTCGAAGAAGTTCGAGAAACACATGAGATGGTTTCATCATCTTAGGAAGATGATCAATTAGATTTACGAAGAGTCGTAGAATCTACACTTGTGGAGCCTGAAGTGCGTAGGTCCGAAAGGACACGTCACGAACCTGATAGATATGAGGTTTGGGTGACGGATCCTCATGATCTATTGATAATAGATAGTGATGAACCTACGCCCTTTGAGGAAGCTATGATGGGCCCTGACTCCAATATATTGCTTGAAGCAATCATCTCGGAGTTGGAATCTtcgttttaatgaggcaatCTAAGAGTTTGATTTCATTAGAAATAAAGAAGAACCTTGCGTTTACAAGAAGACTAGTGGGAGCGCAGTTTTCCTTGGTGTTGTATGTAGATGACATACTTTGAGGTTGTTTCTTAATGAAAGACATggaaaaaagttatatatatccTTGGAATAAGAATCTATAGAGATAGATTAAATAAGACTATTGGATTATGTCAAGATACTTATATCGATAAGGTCTTACATAGATTCAAGATGCATGATTCCAAGAAACGCTTTTTGCCAATGTCTCACGGCATAACTCTTAGCAAGACTCAGTATCCTTCGACACATGATGAGCGAGAGCACATGAGTAAAATCCCATATGCTTCTACTAAAGGGATCTATCATGTATGCAATGATCTGTACTCGTCCAGATGTTGCATGTGCTTTGAGCATGACGAGTCGATACCAATCTGATCCAGGTGAAAGTCACTGGACAACAGTCAAGAATATCCTCAAATATTTGAGAAATACTAAGGATAAATTCTTGGTCTATGGAGGAATTTATGAGCTTGTTGTAAGTGGTTACAACGATGCCAATTTTTCAAAATGACAAAGGTGATTTTCGATCACGAGTTGGTTTCATCTTTTGTCTTAATGGAGAGTGGTGAGTTGGAAGAGTTCCAAGCAAAGCACCGTAGTATAGTCTCAATGGATGCAAATGTTGTTGATCCATTGACCAAGCCTCTTCCATGGCCTAAATATGAGAGTCATACTACAGCCATGGGTACTAAGTATCTTAAGATATGATCTTGATTTTAGTGAGAGGCTTTATGTTTATGATATGATGTTCATATTGACATACATTTGATTATGTATTCAAGCTAATGAAATTGTTTcagatttatttgattattggataattaaataaaagtcccaaaataatttatatcattctTATAGATCATCAAGTATGTGACTTGATCATGAAACTCTATAAGTGAAAGATGCTATAAATTATTTAGGTCTCTAGTCAAGGTTGTTAACATGGGACATTAATGACCATGAATGGCTAGTATGTGAGGTGATTGATGACTAAGTTTCATAGAGTCATTCAATATGTGGTTTTGAAGTCAATCACATGGATATGTGTTAGAGAACACATGATCGGACTGACCCGCTGTGAGAACTCTACAAGATTGTTATATGAGTGTCATAAGAGTTTCTCATTACGACTATAGAGTATAGTCCTTAGACCTGAGTTCATCATGATTCTTTACTTGTGGATTAGTTCACTTTGACCTTGTCAAACGTCAGCCGTAACTGGTGATTATAAAGGCATTGATTAGGTGTTCTATAAAGTTTGTAAGGAACATGGATGGAACAAGATGGGATTTGTCCCTCCCATATAACGGGAGATAAATATCTTTGGGCCTCTCAAAGATTTGATACTGAGAAATGCATGGCCATGCTCAAACGAGGTGGATGTCAGTCGTTTGTTTTATCAGTATAAATCAGAGTTCGATAAACGTGATCTAGCTTAATAAGGATGACACAAGTTCTTGTCTTATGCTGAGATCGAGATATAGAGACAAATGGATTAAAAGAATAGATGATTCTAGTATAAGTGGGAAATTGTTGGAAATGTCCTAAAATCATTTGTACTTACTCTTGTTAAAGTCGTATCGTCGAGGTTTGACAATCGTATAAAATTAGGTGGTTATAATATTTTGCTAGAAACCGCTTATAATCTATGGATTGAGAATTCAttactaattttatatgatCTTATAGGGTCACACACCTAAGCAAACTAGATCAATAATATTTTAGGTTTAAAGCAAAATGATATGTAcaatataaaatgttatatgtatatatgcataTGTGTTATGTTCGTTTGCAATTACACGAGAAGAATGATTAATGTAATCTCTTCATAGATTGGGCTAAGCCCGTTAACCTTTAATTAAGGTTATTGTACGTGTATTATAAAAGGCACAAGGTGTTGTGTTAATAAGGTTGAGAAACATAATCCGTAACCTAAACCAAGAGAATTAGAGACGAACCGTTCGTTGTCACGTTCTTGCAGCACTAGCATCCCGTATCGATCTAGTTTGTGTGCGTGTGGATACCGATAGAGGCACGACGTTTGGAGTGCTTAAAATCTCGATTTGGTTTATTCATCTTTCTGCTGCGAATAATCAGGTATATTCGAAACCCTAAGATCTAGGCAAACTAAATTTATAGgttgatttataaattgttataaacCGGTATGAATTCCAACAATGGTACAGAGCCTACTTGTTTAATactgaaattgaaattgaatcCGAATAAATGAGTATATGTTAGATATATATGATTGCTAAAATCTGTATGAACTATTCTTAATCGTAATTGGATTATGATTTGAAGTTACGTTTCGTTCATATGTTTTAGAAGATGAATACATGAAATCTGACTTATTGATTTACGTGTGAAGGAATATTGAACTTTGGGAAAGTCAATATTACACATGTATGAGATAACTATAATCGTCTGATTATTATGCAACTAATATATAGTTTACAATATAGTTTACTTGCTTACCGTATGATATTTAATAACCAGGCATCGCGCATTATCGTAATGTTTGACTgcatgttttaaatatttagaacTAGCGTATTCGTGACTAATGAAATCGATTGAATCAAAGTGTTTGGTTCGATTGGTTTAATACGATTAGTTTGGTTCAATTGGTTTGGTCGTTTGATAagattttaattagattaaattctaaaatcaaatatataaataattacttattttaattagattaaattaatttaattatttataattcaattaaaatacatataagatatgtattagttatatttatatttatattagatataaattttaaatataagttcaaattgaattaaaatttgttcctcaattaatTTCAAGTACTTTTGATGTCTACCCAAACTTATCAACTATCATGGCTTGTTTCGTTGTAAGATGGGTTTGACAAAGCAATGTGTCTGCAATTACATAAGTGACGTAGATGGTAACGGTTACCATATGAATATAAGACTGGTTTACTTGACTAGGCTATCAAAACGGTTTTGGGTGGAATATAGGTGGAATCCTCAAGCCATTTCCACATGTTGGTTGTGTAAAACGGAAGCTGAGACTCGTGACCATTTATTTTTTGAGTGTTCTTACTCTAAGGAAGTCTGGATTGGAACCATTAAACATTTGGCAGGGCATGGAGAAGTGTATAAATGGGATCGAGTGCTTCGGATTGTTGAGAAGGGATTACACAAGCGGAGTTCGACTGTGCTACTGCGTTATTGCTTTCAGGCCGTGGATTATGCGATATGGCATGAGAGGAATGTGAGAAGAGTTGGTGAGGCATCGCAGCCAGCTACTTGTCTGATCGCAAAGCTTGATAAGCTTATTAGAAACAGAATATCTTCATTGAGAAGGAGGGAAGGAGGAAAATATGAGAAAATGATGGAGGATTGGGTTGACAGAGACTAGTGGAGCTTGGGAGTTATAGAAAGCATAATTCTTTCGGTTTTCATTTATGTCCTTGAATATAGCAGCAGATGAAACTCTGtacaaaggtttttttttatttgaataaatttaaaattctttcacAAAAATGCATAATATTTGGCTTATAATAGTGTTgataattatcttcaaataaaaaacttattataattGAACTTGTATCATTATTTTATAATGTGCAAcagtaagcaaaaaaaaagttacacaATCTAGTAGCAATTAGCTCTTTTGATCGATGCAagagatttatttattatattattttataaatgaactTGTATCATCATTTTATAATGTGCAacaataagcaaaaaaaaaaaaggttaggcAATGTAGTAGTAAACTATTTTTGATCGATACAAGAgatttatttatgatatttttcaaATGAACTCTAAGCCGGAGTAGGAGCATCATAGTTAGAGCAATGGTTCTCGACATAGTTGTCAACAAAAGGGTTCTGGAACGATCTGAAAACCGTATGCTTACAACTTTCATCCAACGTTTTGATCGTGGCGCAACATTCAGAACCAACGgttgtttttttggttaacGTCTTCATCAAACATTTTGTTACCATCTTGTAACTGGAAAAGCACTCCTTTAATTGCTGATTTGGGCTGTGTTTGTGGGTAGCCGAGGGCGCCTGAGCGTAACCCGACCATTGGAGCTCTTCGTCATCTGTTGGGTCAATGAATTGAGATGTGACACAGCTTGAAAAGAGAATTATAGCAACAACAATTGTGagattcttcattttctttggATTCTTTGTCTATGTGAAATTGTGAAAAATGAgtatgtttttagttttgaaTGGCTTTAAGATGAAGCTATGTCAGGGATTATATAGAAGTTTACAATGAATACTTTCATAGCATATACAAACAAAACATAGAAAGAATCATGACAAGTAATGTAAGATATTGTCTATATTCGTTTAAGGAcataaatctaaaattttcaTGTTGTTAACCCAAGAAGATCGTATAATATCTTAATGTTGACCAAAAATATGGTATAGtatcataataatattatatggtCATCTAATATTAAGGAAAAACAGCATATTAACATCGCCTATCAGAATATTCTCATTTGCTCAGCATTATCCccccaaaaatcaaaaattaggATAAGGTTCacaaattaaatctaaaaagataactacaaacacaaacacatgACATAAACCCCTAATACTCGTGTTGACTCAGAATATCGAGGCATATAATCTTGCACATGGTACTCGGAGTCAACATTCGTACTTTGTCCACATGGACACATAATCTCCGGTTTGATTAGTAAAGTCTCATGTTTatattgataacaaaaaaatagagtcgtcattaatttaaaataatcttCAGTTCAATTTAACGATATGATTCAGActatatttgttttgtatagAAGAAAAACTGAATTCTGCCAAAAATAATAAGCTAGTATGTATTGAAATATAGCCGACAACCAAAAATATTATAGCGACAACAAAACTCAACCTAAAATCATTCTTTTTTGAAGCTTTAAGACTATTATTTTGCAACTTGCAAGTTCAACAAATAAGCTTGTAATCACTGTTCTCTACTTTCTGTTTAAGCTTCAGCAGAAAACAAACCATCATAGTCTATTGGAAAAAAGCCAAAAAGCCAAACTTTCAAATTagcttttaaatttatgtaGCTTATTATTCTTCTCTTATCTGTTAAAgttaaacatattaaaaaaacttaccaAAGTTGCCTAACTTCTAACTTCTCttgacaaaattaaaaataacattgtccggaaaatattataaattaaaaaacgtGTTCGGCCATTTACAACTTGTAACTTTCATGTAGAGTAAAGtaacaagaaaaattaaaaaagagttGTTGGCCAGAGACTAGTGAAAACACGGCAATACATTTGaattataacaaaattgaaATATATACGCGCATTCAACCATATCATGTCAACGTGTATATGCACAATTGTCTATCTCCACCTTGCAGATaacattattataatataatatttctataacAGACTGTAAACTATATCTTCCTCGAACAttcttttctatatatatacacacttaTATCTTCCTGGATCCTGTCCTAACACACACTTACCCCTTTCCTCTCTTAGATCTTTCTTCACATAATGGGAAACTACGCTTCTTGTGCTCTAAGCAACATAacgccttcttcttcttcaaaagtGATTCTCCCTGACGGTGAAGTGCGTCACATTCACGCGCCGACTAAAGCCGCTGAGCTTATGATGGAGATTCCGAGCTTCTTCCTCGTCGACGCCAAAACGTTAAAGCTCGGTCGGAAACTTAAACCGTTAGCCGCCGACGACGATCTGCAAACTAGAGGCTGTCCCGTGTACGTTGCTTTTCCTATGACGCGTGCCACCACGTCAGCAGCAAACGCTTCGGACATGGCTCGGTTGTTTTTAGCCGCCAAGAAACAACAGCGCAGACGAGTCAGAACAGCGGTGAAACACTGTCATAACGGAAGGATTTCGCCGGAGGGAGAGGAGGATGTCAAGATGGTATCGGTGGGATCTAATCTGATGAGTTTAGAAGACACTGATGAGTTTTCGGCGGCGGAGTTTATGCATAGAATCTCGAATTCGAAATCTAAGAAACCGAAGCTGGAAACCATAGCTGAAGAAGAATCTGTCTTAAACGGACTTGAAATCAAACAATTATTGGAACTTGATTTTTTCAACgctttttttaatattagttaTTGTTCTCGTTTGTAGTGTTACTGATGAGTGATGAGAATGGACATGTAATGATAAagttctttaattttatgtaactgtaaattaataatcttAAGCTCTTAAACCCGTTATGATAATGTCTACAACATTTTTATAGTATTTGTTTTTCAATCagtatttaataatttaatgaatcctaaaaatcaaaattacaccaccttttatttatttttcttaaaacaactattaaaatgatttaaaagttGTAGTAGgtatttctacaaaaaaaacatacagtTACAATCAGAGCTGGTCCTAGAATATTTAAGACCATAAGCAAAAGACAGAAAAGTGGCTGGAACTGTACCAACTAATGGTTGAAGCTATGATCTGAGGAAGGTGAAATGAGTGAGCATTGCCACTAGAGACTAAAGAGGATACACGGATTATGTGGCCGAAAAGTATTTGTCACAAAATAAACGGCCACAAGCAATTGCTTCATTCGCTTGATGCTAGATTCCACAAGCAAGTCTTTGCTGTTATATCTTTCAAAACTGGAGTTTCTACAATTTCAAAGCAACTTTCTACAACTTCATAGCAACTGATTCTACTACTACTGTTACAAGGCTAAAAGAAAACTATTGTATCCTCAAGATCACGGTTGCTGCTGGTATCGATTGAATATGAATCTCTTAGCTTGCAACCTCTTGAAAAGCAGTGAATGTCTTAAAACATGTTGAATATCCCTTCACGCGATCCAAACCATGCCCCATGaacaatgccatctttcacGTCTCCTTGCCCTGAAAAATCCAACACTACAAGTTTCTGATTCCACGTGATAAAAAAAGAAGTCGAGAAGCAGGAGAGGAAGGATCAGTGTGTATCACCTTCAACCGAAGACCAACACACAACTGAAGGGATACTGTCGGAGAATTTATTTTCAGACAGAAGTTGGCCAGATTTGATACACCAAACGCGAGTGTGGCAGTCATCTCCTCCTGAAAACAGACATACAAAGAaccaaaaaaacactaaagTCATAACACTGAAACCAAACTCGTAATGATTTTTCAagctaaattattatttttttttcacagaAGAAAgggttcatttttttaattacctGACATAATAAATCTTTCTGATGGGTCAATGCCAAATTTGATGCGAGTATGAGAATTTACATGTCCTTCATATTTCTGTACAACTAATATTTATAGTTAGTTAATTATtctatattgaaaaaaatataaataccaCCAAATATATATTGACCACAAGAACACATGTGTTCAGAAATCATcagatttaaaatatgaaaacataatttttttaataaatatttcaccCTACGTAAATCACAAGTCTTAtcctaatatattattaatatataatgaaaatgtTTAGCCTGCTTTATCAATAATGTATTTGCACTAATTTGGAGATTTGAAGGTTTTCACTTTATTGTTGTTGAACAATTTGATTAGTACTTGTAATATTTTCTGAATAAAGTttctctgtttttgttattagtttgtcatccatttttttttttttttgataatccagtaTCCGACCACTTTTGCGTGATCGACTAGCCCACCGGGCCTAAGCTCATGCCATTACAGGATTTTTAAGCCTCCACTTAAGGGTCTCTGGTTACGCAAAGTGGTCTGGAGGGCGAGAGGAGCCCATGTAAATCCTCTCGTGGCCAACGCGAATCGAACCCGGGACCGTATCGGGGCCGAAGCTCCCTCAAGTACCACTAGGCCAACTCGAGTTGGTTAGTTTGTCATCCATTACAAATATGATTAATGAGTCTAGTCAATGCATAATATTTGGCTTATAATAGTGTTGCTAATTAtcttcaaataaaaaaacttattatatttgAACTTGTATCATCATTTTACAATGTGCAACaataagcaaaagaaaaagttaTACAATCTAGTAGTTATTAACTCTTTTGATCGATACatagatttatttattatcatatttttataattgaaatttGTATCATCTTTCTATAATGTgcaacaataaacaaaaaaaaagttacacaATGTAATAGTAAACTCTTTTTGATCGATACAAGAGAtttatttatgataattttaaatGAACTCTAAGCCGG
The window above is part of the Brassica napus cultivar Da-Ae chromosome C3, Da-Ae, whole genome shotgun sequence genome. Proteins encoded here:
- the BNAC03G08390D gene encoding uncharacterized protein BNAC03G08390D, which produces MGNYASCALSNITPSSSSKVILPDGEVRHIHAPTKAAELMMEIPSFFLVDAKTLKLGRKLKPLAADDDLQTRGCPVYVAFPMTRATTSAANASDMARLFLAAKKQQRRRVRTAVKHCHNGRISPEGEEDVKMVSVGSNLMSLEDTDEFSAAEFMHRISNSKSKKPKLETIAEEESVLNGLEIKQLLELDFFNAFFNISYCSRL